The Drosophila biarmipes strain raj3 chromosome X, RU_DBia_V1.1, whole genome shotgun sequence genome includes the window TATCAAAACGCAAGATAGATGCGCACTACGTGCACCTGAAGGGGACAAAGGGTTGACGCAGCCTGCATGCAAAGCAGCGCAAGGGAGGGGTGGCGGCGGCGATCCAGAATCTGGAGGCCATGAATGGGATCGCATAGTTGCATGTGCGCCTCATTCGGACGGATCTCGGAGCTCGCAGCTCGCAGCTCGCAGCTCGGACTGGCCAAGATCACTGGCCGGAGATCCCAGATCGCACGGAGAGGCTGCCGCAGGGAGAGGACACAATAAAATCAGCCGATAACCATCTCGCTGGGGATGGAGATGGTGGACTGGCAGTGCATCCCTCTCTGTCGCTCTATCTTTGGCATATTAAACTGTTGAATCAGTCACCGGGAAGCGGTCCAGCGAGGAGCGGGAGGAGGCGGAGCAGCAGCTCTGCTGGGCAGACAAATCGGAGCACGTACACCGAGTCCGAAATTAATGACAATTGCTGATTGTGTGCGATAAAGCCGATTCGGGTACTCCGGCAAACCGCAGAGGAGAACATCAAAAATCCAGGGCCCAGTGAAGGTGCGCGCGTAGATCCCGGCCCTGCGATAAGGCGGGAGAACTGGAGGCCTGGAGACCTGGAGGCCTGGAGAAGGGACTCGGAGGAGGGAGAGCCCAGAGCGGCGACAAACATTTCTTGTCGTTAAATCGCTGGTGCTTGTGTGCAGCTGGCAAAGGGACAAAGGTGACCCAGAGGAGAGAATTATTATATGGCTCgtaaaatatttgaacaaGTCTATAAATGCCGCGTAATGCTGCTGCAATTAAAGCCGCGGCGACGCTCGTAAAGGGAAATTGTTTGGACACTTTAATGTCTCTCTTACAGCTCGGTCTCCCGCCCAaaacggggcgtatgcgcaatttcGGTGGGAATATACTTTCCGGGTGTAATTGATATGGCGCCAGCGGGAATCGGACTCCCCATCCCCGTTCCCCGGTCCCCGATCCCCGATCCCGTCCGCCTCGACCACCCAGAGAGACCCTCCAGGCGCGTGTACTTTCAATTGTTTGTATTTGATTGCTAAAAGTTAATACCTAATCAAAGCTAAGTTACATGGAGGTGTATAATCGTACCTATGCCCGTGTGTGTAGCCGGGGAGATATATAGCTTGTGGCCATCGTGGAGCGTTGTGCTTACTTTAATCATCTACTATCACAGCATCGTAATACAAGGCAAAGTGCATCGTAGTACACTTAGTATCTAGCGGAATGTGCGGCAGATTGTTGGCGAGTGGTcgtaataaataatacaatggTACTTAGAGatacgaaaaaaaaatacattcgTCCTAAGATAGCGAGAAAACTGGGTGTCTTCATTCGGTTTGGTGGTTGATTGTTCTCATTACTTATTCGCTTGTTCATAGCCCTGCGACTGTCTGGGATTCCTCGTGATTCGTGACGGGGTGGTGTCGTGAGTAATAAATATGGGATGTTCAATAAATTAAGGATGTCTTCATGGAATGAGCCTCGTGTTGTGGACTGGAGGTTTCACCGGTTGTGGGCTCTCAGCCCTCTCTCTCAGCTCTGCATCTGGCtctgggcctgggcctggcTCTGTCCCTTGGTGCTCGTCATGGTGCTCCGCGCCTTGCACAGATCCCGCCGCTGGTGGCTCAGGATCACGCGGATGCTCTTGAGATACTGCACGAACTCGTACTTGGCGAACAGCGCGTCCAACTTCAGGTTCGGGGAGTCGGGGGGCGGCGGAACGTCGACGCCGCGCGCGGCCAGGGTCGCCTGCTGGTGCAGCTCCACCGGCTTCGAGCGGAACAGCTGCAGCCAGTTCTCCATCACGGGGCGCGACTGGATCCGGAAGGTCACAGCCGGCTGGGCCTGCCGCCGCTTCTTGGGGCTGGCGCCCTGGCCACGCACCCTCTGCCGCGCGGGGGTGTACAGCAGGTTGGTCAGGTTGATGGCGTCCTCCACGCTGCAGAGCATGTCCCGCGCGGACTTGCGCAGGCGCCCCAGCTCGTCGGCCAGCACGCTGCGCGCCTGCAGGTTGACCAGGTCCCAGTGCATCTTGGCGTTGCGCAGGTAGGTGAAGGCGCCCACGAAGTGCTGCAGGTCGCGGTGCACATGCCGCAGATTCAGCTGGAATGGGAAAGAGCAGGTCGGGATCGGGTTAGTTGCTTTGTCAGGGCAGGATTTATCCTTAGGGCTATAATTATTAAGAGTGATTGGTCTTGGTCTAAGGCGAGGGTTCCTACGTTGATTATCCCAGGATCTCAAGGATTAGGAAACAGTTAGCTAATTACCACATTTCAGTCCTGTCTAGTATTATCTATTTTTAGATCATACAAATTGAAAACATTGTATTCCAGGGCGTATTATGTCAATGCTAGCTACTTATCGAACTTAAATAAAACGAGTTGATATTTAAAATCCTAGTTCTGTTGTTCGAATTAACAAAAATCTTTATGATATACTAGAATATTTAGATGGAATGGGTGAAAGGAGATCGAGATCCAGTAAACCAATTAACCCGTTCCCGATCTTCTTGTTGGAACAAGAATACTACATTATTAGGGATACAATATTTGGTTATTGCTTTGGTCTTGGGTGAAGTTTTCCCAAATAATAGTATGCAGTTACATTTTAATAGCTTAACCCCTTTTCAATGGTATAAAAAACCCAATATTGTatcataaaaatgtaaaatagtGTACTTTAAGACGTATCCTATCTGTGCTGGCTTCTTATCGGAGTTAGATACAGTGATTTCCTAAATCAGTGCCATTTCTGTTGTTCGATTAGAACGAAGGTCTGGGTATCTTGCTGAAAACCTTTGGGATATAGTGCCACAATTAAGTTCCCATTATGGAATTTTGAAATCAAAGTACTAGCACTAGCGAGCGTGCACTATCTATATGGCGGACGCGGTGGGAATATCTCATACAGACCCTGCCGTAGTCCGTTTGTTTTGGGTTGAGTGAACCCGCGCTGGCTGCGCCCGCTCCCCCACCCCCTGCCACGAAAAGTATCTGCCCAGCGGCtgaaagtgaaaagcgagCCGAGCGCTCGGCGCTCTCTCGTAACTGTTTCTCGAGTTCTCGGCTGCGCTTCGGCTGCCCGCTCGTGACGTACTCGTCGGCTCTTCGTTTCATTCATGCCGCTCGCGGCTCGCCCTCTCCCGCTCGCTCCCGCCTCGGTCTCAGTCTCGGTCTCGGTCTCGGTTTCGGTCTCGGTTTCGGGGGAATCCACCGCTCTGCGCGCGTGAATCACATATCGCGTATACGCCCCGTGGCCCCCACCCGCGGGGCGCAGGGCGCAGGGCGAGCGCCAGTGTGTCACTCACAGCCGACGAGCGCTGGGAAGTGCTCAGGCATACTATCGCCGCGCTACCCCGTACTTCCGATCCGATCCGCGGCTATCAGGGGGCTTCAATTATGTGCGAACTCAGATGCGAGTGCGCGGCCGTGACGTCAAAAGGCCGTCGCTTCTCGGTATCGGGGCGATCCACCTATAAATAGACCCCTTCTATCAGTCCGTCTTGGCACCTCGTCACCGGATCGGGTTCCGTTCTGGGGTCCGTTCCGCTCGGGGATGTCAACAATTAGTCGGCGCAATTGGCATTGACGCAGCCGATTTTGGCCAAATATTGACACACATCCCGAGTGGCAAGTTCCCAGCTTGGTGCACGGCGAGAAAAGGTGGGGGATAAATGATTTGAGGGGTTTATAATGAAAACATGTTTCTTACTGGTAGAATATATAATCTTTTCCTTGGAAGGGCTTCTTTCATGGTATCTCGCAGTCTTATTTATGACTTTTAGATACATATTTGCCCTGGCTATTTAACCGCAGTTTTCTCGCCGTGTGCTCCCCGGCCAGGTACTTTTCCCCAACTATGACGACAATTGAGAAATTTCAGCGAAAGCCAAGCTTCGCTCATCGCCCTGAATAGGCGACTGAGTGAATTGGCAAATGAAGGAATGGACGGGGCAGTGGTGATAACTATGATGGCGTTGGCTAACTTTAGCGAGGCGCGTAACAGAAACAAAGCCGCGCGGGGAGGCGACCTTTGATATACACCTGTACTCTGGTCGTGGCTTTTGGCTGACTTGGGGTGATTCGGCAGATTCCGTGGTCAAGATGTTTTAGCCTTTCATCCGCCGCCCACGCTCTCGTTTTTAGTACGCGGAGGGGCCATAAAAAGCTTTTATGACAACGCCAAGTGAACTGCCCCATCTGGTTATCTGCAGATAATTCTGTCTTGCGCGAAACTTTCCCGGACCAAACCGATCTCGATCGATCCACCCCTCGATCGACCCTCGCCCGCCTCTGGGCCAGACCCTTGCGGGGCACGGGCTTGTCATGTGGTCACGTATTGACTCGCACCCGCGGCCCCGATTAGCCGATTCCGCGAACGCCGGCTCCTACATTCCTGACCCGGCGCCCGGCGCCCGGCACCCGGCACTCTGCCCCATGTCGCAATCTACCCTACGCTCCACACACTCCCCACGCTCCACGCCCCACCTAGGCGACATTATTCACATTATTCACTGGCTGGCTTATCGGTCACCTCGGGTTTTTCCTCAGCTGGGTTTGCTCATTGCGCGGGCCAGGGTGAAACTATTTCCGAGTTCCGAGCTCCCAGCCCCCGAAAGGCGTCATTTGCCATCCCCAGTGCCCATGCACGCCAGCAAAGCCTAATTGCCCCGGCTCGCAGTGAAAAGCTCCATAATTTTCCTCTGCCCATCGACAGAGCCATAATTCAGATATTGATGCCGAATCCAATTCGGATTTGATTAGcttctgtttgttgttgtttacttGTCAAGagtgtaaataaaatgtgccgcttgaatttgatttgtttgggCAGCGAATTAGGCACTTCGCAATGAGGGGTTCGTATCCAAACTCGAACTGAGGCTGAGCTTCAGATTCGACTTCGTTTTCGGCTTCTAAGCGGATCGATCCACAACACGGGACGGCCATAAAACGTGATCTTTGATCAAGGCCGGTTTGGGGGGGTTTGGGGGGGTTTGGGGGGATCGCGATGGATCTATATAAACAATGCGCGGAAAAAGCGCGCGCGCCGTCAATTTGCTCTTAATCCTAATGGGGTTACGGCATCGATTGCTAATGATTTCCCTCGTGCCGCTGTTGTTTGTGGCCAATGCAAATCGGCGGTTAATGGGGCGTCCCGAAATGCCGGCAAATGCTGACGAATCGAGCGAGGTGCGGTCGTGAATTCGACGCCCTCGGAGGCCCAAAGCTCTGGCTGGCGGCAACCCCTGACTGTGGATCTCTGGCTATCATAAACTGTAGTAGCTACTCTCTCCACTGCCGGCACGATTCCTCCGACGCGGACTCATATGACCGCTCCGCTCGCCATTAGCTTGTGACGGTCTGTTTGCACCTACGCAGGTGACCGGAGCGCCGCCTCACGTGACCCTCTTTTTTATCACCTCCGGCGGCCTGGCAACAGAAGAGCCCGCCGCGAGTGCTTGGAGCTTGTAAAGCAGCATCTAGCAGCGCTGCGCACCGCTTCTGGATCGGGCGGGCTGATGGTCTATGGTTCTGGACCATCTGAGGGGCACTCACCTGGTTACTGCTGTTGTTCAGCCGGGGCAGGAGCTTGTAGTGCACGCGGTGCAGCTTGTACTTCCTGATCTTGCGGATGTCCAGGGCCTTGATGCTCTTGTTGGCCAGGCGGTTCATGTTGTCCACCGTGTGCCTGTCCTTGTCGTCGCCCTGCACGCCCCTCAGCTCGCGGGCGGCTTGCTTCTGCAGCTTCTGCAGGATCTGTAAGATACGTTGGGCTTGGGTTAGCCGGGGAGTCCTGGGAGCAGGCTGCGATCTGGCACTTACCATGAGTCGCTTGCGGCAACGCCGCGTCTTGTTGTGCTTCTCGCTCAGACCCGTGGGCCTGTGGTTGCACGTGTTCCCCCAGTCCAGGTGCGTGCTGCTGGCGTTCAGCAGGTGCTGGAAGGTGGCCCGGAAGTTGACCCCCGAGCGCTTCTGCAGGTGCTTTAgggtggtgttgctgctggccaggGATCCTGGGGTCGGGGCGGCCGAgacgccgccgccaccgccgccggaGTGGGCGAACTGCTGGAGCTGGTACATGACCAGGGCGAGCGTCACCAGCGACCAGATCCTGTTCGGAAGACGACGTCGAGCCACGGACGGCGGTGGCTTCCTGGTGCCGGCCGTCTTGCTGCTGCTACCGCTGCCGCAACCGCTTCCGCTGCTCCtgatcctgctcctgctgacGTCGGGCGGGCGGGCAGCTGCCGTCTGCAAGGGTGGGAGAAGTCCAAAGTAAATACCATGACAATGGGGGAAAGGTCCACGACAAGCCTTTCCGCCGTAGGTTTCACCTACGTTCTGGCGCGGCCTTGACGTCACCGTTTGGCGTTTTAGCCTAAGAAAAGTCCGACCGGCGGCCAACAGGTTATATGCTGAATCAAATACGTCTGATTTTCAGCGCTGATATGCTCGAACGTCAGCCGAATGAGGGCCAAATATCTGCCCCGCCGAGGGAGCAATTACCATAAGTCAAGACTAACGGACGCGCGGACAACTGAACCCGGCTGACTGGTCATATATTATCTCCCCCTCCGAGCTTGGCCCACTCTGGCCGAATATAAGCCAAAGCCAACATCCGAAtccgagtccgagtccgaATCCAAagacccagacccagacccagacccagaGACCCGGGCACgcgagtgtgtgagtgggcGACTGGTGATTGTTGCTCGGGGATTCCCGCTTAATCGCAATTGTTTGGGGGCCCAAAGCGTGCGtgatttgttattgttatcgCCTGCGCTTTGGCTATTGCTGTCTTTATCTGGCTgacataattatttaaaattaaaaataaatttctttatttggcCGCGTTTTCTGGCTGAATCATCGTGTGTGTCGGGTGGAGGTCGTCCGGCGGCGGAGGTTGCCATTGGCaggtggtgctgctggtggggTAGGCCTGCCGCGGGTAGGCTCCACGCGTGTGTGCGCTACACTGGCCAACGTGGTCAACGAACCTGGCTTCTTGTCTTGCGAACTTTTGTGAAATTCGCCCGCTCTTGCCGTTCGCCTCTCTCTTACGTGGTCGGCTTTATCGCCGACCCTTTCgccgcccctgcccctgccgcTGGCCCGGTCCGCTCTTGGCCCGGACCTTGTCCATGGCGAATCTCCGCCGCTGACGCATCCGTGCCCGGCCAGCCGCCACCACCCCGCGCCGCGCGCAACGTGTAAATTAATTTCACATGTTTCGGTCTTCTGCCTTTTAATTTTCGACGACGGACGATTAAAAGTGGACAGAAAAACTAGTGCCCCACAACAACCCTACCTGCCCCAGTCGTATCTAGAGATCGAAGAGATCCTTCAACGGAAGGCCCAAAGAAGAGACTGTCATGTTTGCAATAGTTTCCACACATAGTGATTCACTTATGAAAAACATGAACAGATACTGCGGTCGGCCGGGTGTTCTGCGAGCTTTTGGTTATTTTAATGACTGCCAGGGGCTGTGATTCACGGCAGAGCTGGTTTGCAGGAGGCTGGGGAAGCCTCTTCCCATGGGACATGAAAACTGCCGTCCGATCCCTGGCCAAACCGCCTAATTTCACCATCTACGCCAGTCACCTCCTGGCCATTACAGCGCCGCGAGCGCGAGAACTTTGGGCCGCGAGTGGCGAGCGCCAGCGCTCAGACACCTGCACTTATCAGGAACCGAAGCACGCACAGGTGAGTTCCCCGGCCAAGAAAAGGtaaagcaaaacaaagccGAGCgggcgaaaacaaaaacaaacagagtCCCCCCGCAGGCCGGAGTGGCCAATAGTCTGCGGTACTTACCATTTACATACAAGTAGTGGGCTGGGAATTCCGCACAAACTTCGCACTCGGATGACACGCACTTTGGTCTTATCTGGCAGGTGGCTTTCGGTAGTTCTTGGCGGAAGGAAGCTTCCAGAAGgcgaccaaaaaaaaaagcaggaggggcaaacaaaaaaagtaactCAAGCGAACGCGGACCCGCGGCTGGCGAATCGGATGTATCTGCGCACTCGGAGTGGAGGAACTATCGCGGTAAGTGTCGAGTGTCGACGCGCTGCCTTCGACTGACTGCTATGATTTGATTCCGATCCGATCGAACGGCCCGCCGTCGGAGTCGAGTCGCCGCCAAAGTCGCTGTCGATTGCTCGCCGCCGGAGAGCGGAGCGACGTGGCCGGTGAGAGTGGAGTGGATTGGAGTCGCTTGGAGTGGCTTTCTCGACGCCCTCTTCGCTTCTTCGCCTTTTCGCAGCCTTTCAGCTTTTCGCAACTTTTCGCATGCAGCTGTGTGCCTGGCTGGCGGCGGAGACGGACTGAACTCCCCAGTTACTATGAGCATACTAATGAGGAGGCGGACGCCCGACCGCCGGCCCGCCGGACCGCTCGACTCGCCCCGCTCCAGCTCCAGCCCTGCGAGCGGAAGAGAGACGGCTAGAGCGGTGGCGGGAGGGAGGCGGGGAGAGCCGCTCTCGGCGGGCGTGAGTGTGTCGCCTCGGCTGGGGCTGTCATGAGTGTGCAATCGCAAGAAAAGCGCTCAAAACATTCGCCGAGTGCCAAAAACAAGGCGAGAAAGCCATAAAAGAACCCAGCTGAGCGAGCGAAAAGGGAAAAACGGCTCAGAGTGGTGGTGTATGGACGCGGGCTTACCCTGTAGGCCGGGGcgaccctgtaggcagagGCCACCCTGTGgccaaaataccaaaaaataccacatactTAGAACGGATATTAGGGGTAAGATTTTGGGAGTTTGAAATGGTAGCTGATCTAGAAGTTAGTAATAAGCGATTTCTGCCAGGCTGTTTATTCTTCCTTATACTAGGGCATTCGAAAATGGTCCAGGGGTTACcataataccaaaaaataccaCATGCTTAAGAAAGGTCTTCTGTGGTCAGGTTTTGGGAGTTTTAGAATTGTAATGGTAGCTAGTCTAGAATTTAGTGATATTAAGGCTATTTATTCTAATTCAGATAAGGGATTTTGAAAATGGTCCTCGGGTTATCCTGTAgccgaaataataaaaaataccacaaACCTAACTATGGTGAGGTTTTCCAAGGTTTCAAGGGTTGACCTGTAgctaaaataccaaaaatataccACAAGTTTTATTCAATTGATATAAGTTGAGTGTATGAGTTGTTAGATGAGTTGTTGAAAGTTTTAAACTTGGTATTTAGTAATGGTAGCTCTTTCAATCAGGATATTAAGTTTAGCAAACGCTTAAAAAATCATGCCacattcaaaacaaaaaaaactaatatttgtttttacttcGTTTGAAATAAATCActcaactttttaaaataacaaatatactATAACTCATtcgtattaaaaaaaattttagttggaaattttaaataagtaattcgatttttcaaaaataaaaatgaaacatctccaaaaaatttcctaaatatataaatatttctttgacgCAATGCAAATATCTGAGCACATGCTAAAAAAATGATTCtatgtaaaatattatgaCGTTTATTTTACCAGGAACACTTTTGAATGGCACATTTTTGATAAACGCACGATAAGCCAAATTCGCTTAGTCGGCCAGTGTACTTTTACTGCGGCAGCTCAGCGCGAGCGTAATGGATTTATAGCCCATAATACCCGGTCGCAAGGGGCGTGCAAAAACCGTTTAGTTATTGATTAGGGCGGCCAGATTTTCAGCGCGCCGAGAAGCACTCAAAGCTCTCCAGCGCTCCCCTTCGGACTCGGATGACACATAGGCGGGCCGAGCGGAGTGATTGATCGATCGCTAGGTGGGCCGATCTCGGCCAGATAGGACCAGCTGAGCGGTACACTTACGGCTAGGCGGCCGGCCGACTCTCCCGCTCGCAGATAAACAAAACACATGTTACTACGAGCGTTCGCCGGTCTCCGGAAGGCCGGGAGAGCGGCAACCTGGCTCTTATCGAATGACTTTCACTCGCCGCCGCCACTTCCGATTCTCCGCTGCCAATTCCAaatccgattccgattccgagtCGGCTGTAACCCCCGCAAATACGCGGCTCCGTGGGGTGGGCATGAATTTCAGTTATTTCCGTTCAATTTCGCAAgaatattactcatacgctCCGTCTGCCGCCGAGGGCCGCCAATGACGACACGGTTTTTCAGCCGCGAGCCGAGCTCTCACGCTCGCGCACACAGCGATTCATTCATGgttgccgccgccgctccGCTGCCCCGCTGCTCCGCTCGCAGAATGCGGATGCCCGACTGGAGCGGGGCGGGGGCGCTGGCGGGCGGGGTCGTGGCAGATTGAAAAGCGGTCTAAATTTCACCGCGCGCCAAAAACATGATCAATCGCAAAGTAATTGAGCACTCATCGTTACTCATGGACGGTGGCGGCGACGTCGCCGCTTACCGCTTGCCTCGTACCGCTCGACGCCACTCCCCCCACTCCCACTCCGCCGCCCACCGCGGGCGGTCGCTCAGACGCAATGTAGCCATGTCATGATTGGGCCgagctatttttaaactattGTGTCGAACACTGGTGCGAATCGGGTATCTTTGGCCgcggctctggctctggctctggcttaTCGTGTTGATCTGTCCAATTGGCGGATGCCGAGTGCGATTGTGATTTTGACCAAAATTGGCTGTCCGCGCTGTCTCCGCTATCGCAGGCGTTCGGTGGCGTTAGTGAAAACCCTAATGGCCAGGGCATGACAGCCGATGACTGGGGCGGCggtggcgtatgagtaatatttGACGTCTTCGCCGCGATCATGTGGGGGAAAATGAGACACGCGTGCGGCACATGGGAAAACTCTCGGCGAGATTGAGTGAATGGACATGGAATTGGGATTGCATGTCATGTGGCTGCGGTGGAAACGTTTAGCGGTCGTGGGGGATTGCCTGGGTGGAAAGTTGGAGGCAACTCTGGCTTTGGCAGTGGAAACGTTGCACGGGGAAGAACTTTTGCGGGGCTCATCTGTAAGTAATTGCTTAATTACCCTGGCACTGAACGATGCAACGACCTAAGTGGCTTACTAGGGGCATTTC containing:
- the LOC108032949 gene encoding uncharacterized protein LOC108032949; translation: MTAAARPPDVSRSRIRSSGSGCGSGSSSKTAGTRKPPPSVARRRLPNRIWSLVTLALVMYQLQQFAHSGGGGGGVSAAPTPGSLASSNTTLKHLQKRSGVNFRATFQHLLNASSTHLDWGNTCNHRPTGLSEKHNKTRRCRKRLMILQKLQKQAARELRGVQGDDKDRHTVDNMNRLANKSIKALDIRKIRKYKLHRVHYKLLPRLNNSSNQLNLRHVHRDLQHFVGAFTYLRNAKMHWDLVNLQARSVLADELGRLRKSARDMLCSVEDAINLTNLLYTPARQRVRGQGASPKKRRQAQPAVTFRIQSRPVMENWLQLFRSKPVELHQQATLAARGVDVPPPPDSPNLKLDALFAKYEFVQYLKSIRVILSHQRRDLCKARSTMTSTKGQSQAQAQSQMQS